GCTATATCCATGGGCTGGTCACAATGTCTCTTATTGCTTTCTCAGAGCTAAGCTCATGATTCAGCACGAACCCAgagctttttcttcctctcccactcaTAGTCAACTCTTCCTCATCTTAGTCACTATTCCATCTTTCTCCCAATGTGTCCAACCCAGGACTTTGTCTAAATAATACAATCCTATTTGCTCCTAATGACGTTTCTGGGTATCACATTCATGTTGGATTCCGCTTCTGTTGTGGAAAGAGTTAGGTAAATTCCTTGGCCACCTGGGCTCACATTTGAACCAAATGATTAGGCTGCAGAGACTTCCTTTTCAAATTACTGTTGAATCTAGACAATGTTGAGCCTAGAAATAACCTGAGGGGAAGAGCCCTCGTTATATCCTCAGAGGCTGATTGTCTATTTTGTGTACCTTAGTAACTGTCAACAAATTTTAGATATAATGATAGCTTGTGGAATGGCTTTGAATAGTATAGGCTGTACCAAAAAGAAGGTAAAACCATAAGAAAAAGCAGAGTTTATATAGTTTACCATTTCATTCTCCCCACTAATACCCTCCAGCATCTCCCTCATTTCAAATACCTAAACTGGGTCCCAACTTTATTCTCCAGCGACTGGCAAATAATTCTTGCTACAGCTCTGCCTGATAATTAACGTAGTAGTTGATGATGCTTAAGGAAGGAAACTTTCAGGGATGCTcacttttaaaaagatctttttaaggGTTTAGGGGGGTTTGCTGCTGAGAGCACTCTAGCAGACCCAATCAGACCTCTGTCTATTTACTAGCTCAAACTCTAGACACTCTCAAAGATGGAGAGTCTCCCTTTAGAGAATGTTTGTGGTCAGCCATCTCCATCTTCTCATGAGGAAAAGCAAACTATCTTCAGATGGATCAACCTAAGACTAACTGGCATATGACTCTGCAGGTTTGCTGTCCTCTAGGAAATACTGCATTAAGTATGTCCTTTCACCTTGTGTGTCAAACACCATCAAATCCATCTCtcagacatttgagttgttattctcattcaataaatgtttattaaagcaAAGTTTTTCAAAAAACTTGTTCTAAGGGCTGTGGAAAATGCAATgagtaataaagaaaattttcactCAATGAGCAACAAGtgaaaaccaaatataaaatatgataaaaattaaatgaactatAATAAAATTGAGGGATACAGAGGAAAGACTCACTCACTCAGAAGAGAAATCTTCATAGAAATCATAGCACTTATTGAAGACAGACTTAAAGGATAAATAGGATTTGAAAGGCTGATGATGCAAAGCTGAAAAAATACCATGTGCATAAAACATGAGcataaaatggataaagaatCCAAAGAACACAAGGAGTCGTAATATTATTGTATCTAGAGCCCATGGGAGGATGTAATGAGAGAAGAACCTGGAAATATCGTTTGGGAACAGATCACTAAAAACCTTGAATACCAAACTACCACTAAGGAATTTTTATTTATGCATCTATtacttggatttttctttttttgattagtgagtgttgttcttttctctcatagatttcatttttccttttcattaatcCAAATATTACTAAAAGGCATCAAAGATTCAGGTAATCTTGAAACAGCAAATAGCGTCTATTTTAGCCAGTTTACCTCATGATGTAGATCCATGGAGTGAATGGCTTAGTTAAGCAAAAAGTTTACTACCCTCAAATAAACTACTTATGAAAGAAGACCCAATATTGGAGTAGAGATAAAAGTAAAAGCTATTGAAAGAAGTGATAATCTTAGGGGCAAAAGAATGCATTAAGGAATTAGgaataaaagtttcatttaaaaaagtaagcCAGGATAATTTTTGGATTGAGACCTTACAAAGGCCACCTCCAAATCACCACTTTCTCCTCTAACATACAGACACACCCGGGAGCAAGCATGAGACAGATACCCTCAGAAGCTCGGCAAAATAAGCTTGAGTagggggcctggccccgtggccgagtggttaagttcgcgcgctccgctgcaggcggcccagtgtttcgttggttcgaatcctgggcgcggacatggcaccgctcatcaagccacgctgaggcagcgtcccacatgccacaactagaaggacccacaacaaagaatatacaactatgtacccgggggctttggggagaaaaaggaaaagaataaaatctttaaaaaaaaaaataagcttgaGTAGTCAGTGGGGGGAAGATATGtccttcagaaaaaaaaggattCCTTCAGCTCAAAATGCCACCCTCATCCCTCTTGACTTTCACTTCCAAATGTCCTCAGATCCCCAGACATCATGACTTCTGATGCTGCACACCTCTGATTGGCCATCTCCAGCAGAGATCAGAAGAGCCATGGAGAACCACACCACTGTCACAGAGTTTGTCCTGCTAGGGCTCTCAGATGCCTGTGAGCTGCAGATGCTCATCTTCCTGGGGCTCCTCCTGACCTACAGCCTCACTCTACTGGGGAATCTCCTCATCGTGGTCATCACCCTCATGGACAGacacctccacacccccatgtactacTTCCTCCGCAATTTTGCTGTCCTGGAGATCTGGTTCACCTCTGTCATCTTCCCCAAGATGCTGACCAACATCCTGACTGGGTACAAGACCATCTCCCTCCCAGGCTGTTTCTTACAAAGtttcctctatttcttcctggGCACCACAGAGTTTTTCTTACTGGCAGTGATGTCCTTTGACAGATATGTGGCCATATGTAATCCCTTGCGTTATGCCACCATCATGAGCAAAAGGGTCTGTGTCCAGCTGGTTCTTTCTTCGTGGTTGGCAGGATTCCTTCTCATCATTGTTCCAAGTTTCATCGTATTACAGCAGCCATTCTGTGGTcccaatatcattaatcatttcttctgtgacaaCTTTCCACTCCTGGAACTCATATGTGCAGACACAAGTCTGATAGAGCTTCTTGGGTTTATTGTGGCCAATGTCAGCTTACTAGGCACTCTGTCCGTGACAGCCACCTGCTATGGACACATCCTCCACACCATCCTGTGCATCCCCTCAGccaaggagaaacagaaagcctTCTCAACCTGCTCCTCTCACATCACTGTTGTGTCTCTCTTCTACGGAAGCTGCATCTTCATGTATATCCGGTCAGACAAGGGTGACCAGGGGGAAGATAGAAACAAGGTGGTGGCTTTGCTCAACACCATGGTGACCCCGATGCTCAACCCCTTCATCTACACCCTGAGGAACAAACAGGTGAAGCAGGTGTTTAGGGAGCAGATGAACAAGCTCTTCTTATAAAGCTGTGGAACCAAGAGGCTGAAGCTAGGATTCCCAGAAAAGCTAAGGCAATATCTGGCCCAGGCAAGGAACTGAGCCTTTCTCATTCAGGAAAAGTTCTGATGACATGTTTCTTGGTGCCAGTCACTGTGCAACTCAGCATAAACTTGGAAGCTATATAGACCCTCAAGGCATTTTTCTTAATTATCAGATTTGACTATTTCTGTTCATTCTATCTGTGTCTGCTTGGCTTCCCAATAGAATAGAGCaaactctttgagggcagggtctAGCTCTGTAATTCACCGTTACCTTCAAGCATCAAACCATTGTCATAGACCATATAAATACTCAGCAAGTACTTGCAGACTGATTCATTGCTTTGTGTCTGTTTCTCCAGAGGAGAGCAGAACAGTCCTTAGTCGGGATCATCCTCATTTCACTCTAAGGTTCATTGATTACTATTTTGCATATATGCTCTTTTAGtattaaaattcatagaaattcCTCATTCCTATTGGTGAACGCTCTTCCAACtaccagttttctcatttgtaaaatgtagatGATGATGTCCATTCCAAAAGATTACGATGAAAATCAATTGAGATAGTCTATGCAGGGTACGCCCCACGGTTGGGTTCAGCATGCTCCTCTTCGACAGCTAGGGTTCGTGGGTCTgcatcccgggcgcagacctataccactcatcagccatgctgtcaCGGCAACCCActcacaaaatagagggagattgagatgttagctcagggctaatctcactgaggaaaaagaaaaaaaagcgactggaacatagtaagtactcaataaatgttagttcctttcctccatttctcaCCCCACCTGTCTCTTCCTTTTGAATTTCAAACTACTTATCAACAAAagcatttttattcaaaatgatGCAAATTTTGTATTCAAAATGTTATATGGGGGCcggacccgtggccgagtggttaagttcgtgggctctgctgtggtggcccagtgttttgtgggttcgaatcctgggggcggacatggcactgctcattaagccatgctgaggcagcatcccacatgccacagatagagggacccacaactaggaatatacaactacatgccggggggctttggggagaaaaaggaaaaaataaaatcttttaaaaaaatgttatattaaatCTTATATAAACTTAAATATGATATTTGACCTATTGAAATTTGTTACTAGGATGTTCACTATTTTgatgaagacaaaaagaaagccaCATCGATAAACAAGTGTTAAATAGTGAAATCAACAAACAtattaaattattccaaaatattgattATGCAAATGCCATGTTCAAGGAAAAGTACTGTGTggtctgggagaaaatacttaatCTATGCCTTTGAAGAATTGGAAATCTAATAAGGAGATAGAAAGTACAGAAATAACCATCATtcagaggaaaaattatttgtgtAAGAATAGATCATGTGTAACTCTTCAGTGACAAATTTGAAAACCAAGAGGAAATGGTGATTTCctagaaaaagagaattttcaaaaatcttaaaagaaatactaaacTTAATTAGACAAATTACCATATAAAGCTATCAAAATGGGATTATATATCTACTAGAAACTCAAAAACTGtgtcctcaacaacaaaaacaaacaacccaatactACAAGTGaccaataagcacaggaaaacaTGTACAACTTCACTAACCGttaggaaaatggaaatcaaaatcaaaatgaaatactaattCATACCCATTAAGATgacatttttaatagaaaatactaAGTGTTgccaagaatgtggagaaattagaccCCTCATGCAGAAACcttggaatgcaaaatggtacagccactgtggaaaataatatggtggttccaaaaacattaaatataagtTTACCACAAATCCAGCAGGTCCACTTTTGGGCATACACCCAAAACAATTGAAAGCAGAAACTGCAACAGATATttgcacatccatgttcatagcagcattcttcacaatagccaaaaagatagaaacaactCACACATCCAATGATGAATATATgcataagcaaaatgtggtatatgcacacaCGGGAAGATTCTTCAACCTCAAAAGGGAATGAAATTCTGTAAAATCCTACAatatgggtgaaccttgaagacattatgctaaatgaaatgtcatattcaaaaggataaatattgtattattccacttataagaagtatctagagtagtcaaaatcatggagacagaaaatagaatggtggttaccaggggctggaggtggagtGGGAATGGAGAGTTAGTGTTTGATGGATATGGAATTTTggtttggaatgatgaaaaagttttggagatggataATGGTGATGAATGCACAGCAATGTtgatgtacttaatgccactgaactgtacactttaaaatgattaaaattgtagcttttatgttatatttattctaccacaacaagaaaaatacagattccagaccaaaaacaaaactatgtTATCTTTGATTCTCCCTCTTTCTGTTATATCTTATAGCCAATCCATCAGCAGATTCTGTGGATtacaacttcaaaatatatacagagcCCTCCTACTTATTACCAACACCACCACTCCCATCTTTGTCCATAACACCTgccatttcttctaggttctcCATCGCCTCCTCAACACCCAACCCCACTGACATAtccctggaggagggcagggttAGAAAACACAGGGAAAGGGAAGGTGGGCTTGCAGATTTAAGACAGAGGAGGCTAACAACACACACCCTCTCTCCCTGAAGATTTCCTGCCTGACATAGGCCttaggaagaaggaggaaagagtgCATTTTAACTTTAATTGAAGTTCAGAATTTGAACGATTCCATAGGATTGGACAATTGAATAACTCTGTTCTTTGGACTGATCGTGAATGAAGGACTTCTAAAATTATATAAGCAGCTGGAAAAACCCCCATACCTGTCTTAGATTCTATCCAAGGACCGTGGAAGAAATAGCTATATGAACAGGTTGAACGGGCATGCAGGAAAGGGCTAGAGTGAAGAATgcataatacaaataaaaaattattagccaTAATATGCAAAGAGAAACAACCAAATAGATAAATGAGCTAAGGATATGCATGGACACTTCACAGAAAAGCAAATTGAAAGGACCAATAAATAGGTGAAAATACATTCCACCATATAAATAGCCAGGacaattcaaattaaaataactctTTTGATGATTgatgatgtatttttaattttttaggataATAGTGgcattacatttatattttacagaCTACTATTGTTTTAATACTTACAAAaacatttacagatgaaatgatcaTGACATCTGGGATTTACTTCCCAATAGTATGGAAAAGGGGAAAGTAGCTGGTAGTCTAGGAGAAACGTGACTGGCCAAGAGTGGGTTATTGTTGAAGCTAAGTGATGACTGCATGGAGATTCATTATACAATTTGTCTACCTtcgtatatgtttgaaatttccataggaaaaacagaaaacaaaaagataatggAAATACTTCAAACAAG
This is a stretch of genomic DNA from Equus caballus isolate H_3958 breed thoroughbred chromosome 1, TB-T2T, whole genome shotgun sequence. It encodes these proteins:
- the OR6E1 gene encoding olfactory receptor family 6 subfamily E member 1 (The RefSeq protein has 1 substitution compared to this genomic sequence) yields the protein MLHTSDWPSPAEIRRAMENHTTVTEFVLLGLSDACELQMLIFLGLLLTYSLTLLGNLLIVVITLMDRHLHTPMYYFLRNFAVLEIWFTSVIFPKMLTNILTGYKTISLPGCFLQSFLYFFLGTTEFFLLAVMSFDRYVAICNPLRYATIMSKRVCVQLVLSSWLAGFLLIIVPSFIVLQQPFCGPNIINHFFCDNFPLLELICADTSLIELLGFIVANVSLLGTLSVTATCYGHILHTILCIPSAKEKQKAFSTCSSHITVVSLFYGSCIFMYIRSDKGDQGEDRNKVVALLNTRVTPMLNPFIYTLRNKQVKQVFREQMNKLFL